Proteins from a genomic interval of Luteolibacter sp. Y139:
- a CDS encoding sugar phosphate isomerase/epimerase family protein, with protein MKLHNAMWPGLVGKEPGTDHPPISLERMLEMTAAASVNGRKYDGVDLFLFHPHTDPDASDDAIKVMADQIAAHGLKVGSLVAPVWPGTVGGPAFGSADDRKNFVLAVEKACRIADILKAHGVREYGLIRIDSAGGVHDWAEDPVGNTKKIAETWREAGKIAAQHGERLAAEGEICWGGMHSWKAMIDTLEATGMPETVGFQADLAHTYLYLMGYNAPEAALLKEGYTDEEFWPAYKTLTDALRPWTIDFHVAQNDGSVHGTGSHDKTGRHCRADDPNGKLDIAKCSTFWLQDAAARGMKHICWDGCMFSNEILEDARTWETILGKMIEVDEAL; from the coding sequence ATGAAACTTCACAACGCCATGTGGCCCGGCCTGGTCGGGAAGGAACCCGGCACCGACCATCCGCCGATCTCGCTCGAGCGCATGCTCGAAATGACCGCCGCCGCCTCCGTCAATGGCCGCAAGTACGATGGCGTGGACCTGTTCCTGTTTCACCCGCACACCGACCCCGACGCTTCCGACGACGCGATCAAGGTGATGGCCGACCAGATCGCGGCGCACGGCCTGAAGGTCGGCTCGCTGGTGGCCCCGGTCTGGCCGGGCACCGTCGGCGGACCGGCTTTCGGCTCGGCTGATGATCGCAAGAACTTCGTTCTCGCCGTCGAGAAGGCCTGCCGCATCGCCGATATCCTGAAGGCTCACGGCGTGCGCGAATACGGACTGATCCGCATCGACTCCGCCGGTGGCGTGCACGATTGGGCAGAGGATCCTGTGGGCAATACCAAGAAGATCGCCGAGACTTGGCGTGAAGCGGGCAAGATCGCTGCGCAACACGGCGAGCGTCTCGCTGCCGAAGGTGAGATCTGTTGGGGTGGCATGCACTCGTGGAAGGCGATGATCGACACGCTGGAAGCGACCGGCATGCCGGAGACCGTTGGCTTCCAAGCCGACCTCGCCCACACCTACCTCTACCTCATGGGCTACAATGCTCCCGAGGCAGCCCTGCTCAAGGAAGGCTACACCGACGAGGAATTCTGGCCCGCCTACAAGACTCTCACCGATGCGTTGCGCCCATGGACCATCGACTTCCACGTCGCTCAGAACGATGGTTCCGTTCACGGCACCGGCAGCCACGACAAGACCGGCCGCCACTGCCGCGCCGATGATCCGAATGGCAAGCTGGACATCGCCAAGTGCTCCACCTTCTGGCTGCAGGACGCCGCCGCCCGAGGGATGAAGCACATCTGTTGGGACGGTTGCATGTTCTCCAACGAGATCCTCGAGGACGCCCGCACCTGGGAGACCATCCTCGGCAAGATGATCGAAGTCGACGAGGCGCTCTGA